One genomic region from Diabrotica undecimpunctata isolate CICGRU chromosome 9, icDiaUnde3, whole genome shotgun sequence encodes:
- the LOC140449925 gene encoding uncharacterized protein: protein MVFQIDFVILRNLRKDVAYLSYLRKEQDRETAVQWLEESDDDYLSERDSLSDNSELDDNLEVAEYEPEILQPSESDSNDSDRPVLGAVDSTFISKNGTVWKNRPLRQTRCRTKNLLEKPGLTEKSKNVAKISDCFKLFVDKKIVEIIVKCTNQKAEKYFQDWNGKNPNKTRTWLPTDSVEIYAVLGLLITAGALKANREPVHFLWCRNPLYSRSIFPAAMSRDRFLDLISLMRFDDLNTREERRSSDKLAAFREVFTKFVEHCKESFKCHSHLTVDEQLVSFRGKCPFR, encoded by the exons atggtctttcagatagatttTGTCATTTTGCGAAACTTAAGGAAAGATGTTGCATATTTAAGTt aCCTTCGAAAAGAACAGGATCGTGAAACTGCAGTGCAGTGGTTAGAGGAAAGTGATGATGATTACCTTTCTGAAAGGGATAGTTTATCGGATAATTCAGAATTAGATGATAATTTAGAAGTAGCGGAATATGAGCCTGAAATTCtgcag ccaTCTGAGAGCGACAGTAATGATTCTGATAGACCAGTTTTGGGGGCAGTAGATTCCACATTTATTTCCAAGAACGGTACAGTTTGGAAAAATCGTCCTTTACGACAAACTAGATGTCGCACAAAAAACTTGCTCGAAAAACCAGGGCTTAcggaaaaatctaaaaatgtcgctaaaattagtgattgcttcaaattatttgtagataagaaaattgtagagatcatcgtcaaatgtacaaaccagaaagcggagaaatactttcaggattggaatgggaaaaatcctaataaaacaagaacctgGTTGCCCACTGATTCAGTGGAAATTTATGCGGTCTTGGGACTCTTGATTACGGCGGGTGCGCTAAAAGCCAATAGGGAACCAGTGCACTTTTTGTGGTGTCGAAACCCTTTGTACAGTCGATCTATTTTTCCGGCTGCCATGTCACGCGACCGATTTCTAGATTTAATTTCACTTATGCGATTCGATGATTTGAACACTAGAGAAGAACGTAGAAGTTCTGACAAACTAGCAGCTTTTAGGGAAGTGTTTACAAAGTTTGTAGAACACTGTAAAGAAAGTTTTAAGTGCCACTCTCATCTAACTGTTGATGAACAACTTGTAAGTTTTAGAGGTAAGTGTCCATTTAGATAA